In Phaseolus vulgaris cultivar G19833 chromosome 10, P. vulgaris v2.0, whole genome shotgun sequence, a single genomic region encodes these proteins:
- the LOC137818519 gene encoding uncharacterized protein isoform X2, with protein sequence MADYFSGSVEFGLNLSKRVYYGRGSAPLSVPSMSRSPEGFLPTAPMCYAVISDPEKVDNPDIRSYQPYVLGECDPPALIPLELHGVAMEVECSLDTAFVTVTGKWRVHCVTGSSTCDCQVAIPMGEQGSLLGLEVDGSGRTYHTELISLKDEKDKDKVAKAKDGYFLKSHIYTVKIPQLRGGSVFSTKIRWSQKILFHDGQLSLCVPFSFPSYVNPAGKRISKKEKIFLKVNSGFATEVLLCKTTSHPLKELLRQAGKLNLSYEAEVSAWSSTDFNFSYSFSSNDIFGAVLLQSPFLRDFDEREIFCLYLYAGNGQGRKVFKKDVVFIVDISASMKGTPLDNTKNALLSSLSQLNAQDTFNIIAFNGALYLFSSSMESATEEAILNATKWVDTNFIANGDTNIMLPITQAMKLLEKSTDAVPLIFLVTDGAVEDEREICNFVKSYVSNGQSVPTPRICTFGIGLYCNHYFLQMLAQIGRGHYDCAHDLDSIEFRMQRLFSTASSVIVADVTIESLESLDSHELFPSHIQDISSGSPLILSGRYTGTFPELVKVTGTLADMTNFAVDLKVKREKDIQLSNVLAKRHIDMVTAQAWLLKSEEVEEKVTKMSIQNKVLSEYTCMNMVLVQSDEGKKPPEQFLLKKLPAVGVRHEEVIPWRTECWIW encoded by the exons ATGGCTGACTATTTCTCCGGCTCCGTCGAATTCGGACTCAACCTATCGAAGCGAGTTTACTACGGCAGAGGATCGGCTCCACTGTCGGTTCCGTCGATGTCACGGTCGCCGGAGGGATTCCTCCCGACGGCGCCGATGTGCTACGCGGTGATATCCGATCCGGAGAAGGTCGACAATCCGGACATTCGGAGTTACCAGCCCTACGTGCTCGGCGAGTGCGATCCTCCGGCGCTGATACCGCTTGAGCTTCACGGCGTCGCCATGGAAGTGGAGTGCTCCTTGGACACGGCGTTTGTAACGGTCACCGGAAAGTGGCGCGTGCATTGCGTGACCGGAAGTAGTACGTGTGATTGCCAGGTTGCCATACCCATGGGTGAACAG GGTTCACTTCTAGGTCTAGAGGTTGATGGTTCTGGAAGAACTTATCACACTGAACTGATCTCCCTGAAGGATGAAAAGGATAAGGATAAAGTGGCCAAAGCTAAAGATGGATACTTCTTGAAAAGCCATATATACACCGTTAAGATTCCACAG TTGAGGGGAGGCTCCGTGTTCTCAACTAAGATCAGATGGTCccagaaaatattatttcacgATGGCCAGTTATCTCTGTGTGTCCCTTTCAGCTTTCCGTCATACGTCAACCCAGCTGGAAAAAGAATTTCTAAAAAGGAGAAGATATTTTTGAAAGTGAATTCTGGTTTTGCAACGGAAGTGTTATTATGCAAAACCACCAGTCATCCCCTGAAG GAACTACTGCGCCAAGCTGGcaaattaaatttatcatatGAAGCAGAAGTGTCAGCATGGTCAAGTACAGACTTCAATTTCTCGTACTCT TTTTCTTCAAATGACATATTTGGAGCTGTTCTCTTGCAATCTCCATTCCTGCGTGATTTTGACGAAAGAGAGATATTTTGTTTGTATCTTTACGCCGGAAACGGGCAGGGCAGAAAG GTTTTTAAAAAGGATGTGGTGTTTATAGTAGATATAAGCGCAAGCATGAAGGGAACTCCTCTCGATAACACAAAGAATGCCCTACTGTCATCGCTCTCTCAATTAAATGCACAAGATACATTTAACATTATAGCTTTCAATGGAGCGCTCTACTTATTTTCGTCATCAATGGAATCAGCTACAGAGGAAGCAATTTTAAATGCTACGAAGTGGGTTGACACTAATTTTATTGCTAATGGTGACACTAATATCATGCTTCCCATAACACAG GCAATGAAGCTTCTTGAGAAATCAACTGATGCGGTCCCTCTTATTTTTCTCGTTACTGATGGGGCTGTTGAGGATGAGAGAGAGATATGCAATTTTGTCAAAAGCTATGTCTCAAATGGGCAATCAGTTCCAACACCGCGTATATGTACCTTTGGCATAG GTTTATATTGCAATCACTACTTCCTGCAAATGCTAGCACAAATTGGGAGGGGACATTATGATTGTGCTCATGATTTAG ATTCAATTGAATTTAGAATGCAAAGGCTATTCAGTACAGCTTCATCAGTTATAGTTGCTGATGTAACAATCGAAAGTTTAGAAAGTCTCGATTCACATGAG TTATTCCCGTCTCATATACAAGATATATCATCTGGAAGTCCGTTGATCCTATCAGGCAGATACACTGGAACTTTCCCTGAATTAGTTAAAGTCACTGGTACTTTGGCAGATATGACTAACTTCGCAGTAGACCTTAAAGTGAAAAGAGAGAAGGATATACAGCTCAGTAAC GTTCTTGCAAAGAGACATATAGACATGGTCACTGCACAAGCCTGGTTATTGAAAAGTGAAGAGGTGGAGGAGAAG GTTACAAAAATGAGTATTCAAAATAAAGTCCTGTCAGAGTATACCTGCATGAACATGGTTCTCGTACAGAGCGATGAAGGGAAGAAACCACCGGAACAATTTCTGTTAAAAAAG CTTCCAGCAGTTGGAGTTCGACATGAAGAAGTTATTCCTTGGCGGACTGAGTGTTGGATTTGGTGA
- the LOC137819340 gene encoding probable nucleoside diphosphate kinase 5, with protein MDNGIQNNKNFILQMRPHFSGFSWILVLLVFVSASCSSSHGSMELERTLVIIKPDGLLGNYTDDIKRTIVEYSFSIFKERIVQLDEATVEKFYAEHSSKCFFSRLKKYMTSGPVLVMVLEKENAIADWRALMGPTDASKAKITHPHSIRAKCGLDIERNCVHGSDSPKSAQREIPFFFKELSSDVVAEHDEL; from the exons ATGGATAATGGGATTCAAAACAATAAGAA CTTCATTCTGCAAATGAGACCCCATTTTTCCGGATTCAGCTGGATACTTGTGCTTCTTGTTTTCGTCTCTGCTTCCTG TTCTTCTTCCCATGGAAGTATGGAATTGGAGAGAACTTTGGTGATTATAAAACCAGACGGATTACTTGGTAACTACACTGATGATATCAAGAGAACAATTGTAGAATATAGTTTCAGCATTTTTAAGGAAAGGATTGTTCAACTTGATGAGGCCACTGTAGAAAAGTTTTATGCTGAGCACTCTTCAAAATGTTTCTTTTCCAGacttaaaaaatacatgacaaG TGGACCAGTGTTGGTTATGGTCTTAGAGAAGGAAAATGCTATTGCTGATTGGCGCGCTTTAATGGGCCCTACTGATGCAAGCAAGGCTAAGATTACTCACCCTCACAG TATCAGAGCAAAATGTGGATTGGATATAGAAAGGAATTGTGTTCATGGTTCAGACTCTCCTAAATCTGCACAAAGAGAGATTCCATTTTTCTTTAAGGAGCTGTCCTCAG ATGTGGTTGCAGAGCATGATGAATTGTAG
- the LOC137818519 gene encoding uncharacterized protein isoform X1 yields the protein MADYFSGSVEFGLNLSKRVYYGRGSAPLSVPSMSRSPEGFLPTAPMCYAVISDPEKVDNPDIRSYQPYVLGECDPPALIPLELHGVAMEVECSLDTAFVTVTGKWRVHCVTGSSTCDCQVAIPMGEQGSLLGLEVDGSGRTYHTELISLKDEKDKDKVAKAKDGYFLKSHIYTVKIPQLRGGSVFSTKIRWSQKILFHDGQLSLCVPFSFPSYVNPAGKRISKKEKIFLKVNSGFATEVLLCKTTSHPLKELLRQAGKLNLSYEAEVSAWSSTDFNFSYSFSSNDIFGAVLLQSPFLRDFDEREIFCLYLYAGNGQGRKVFKKDVVFIVDISASMKGTPLDNTKNALLSSLSQLNAQDTFNIIAFNGALYLFSSSMESATEEAILNATKWVDTNFIANGDTNIMLPITQAMKLLEKSTDAVPLIFLVTDGAVEDEREICNFVKSYVSNGQSVPTPRICTFGIGLYCNHYFLQMLAQIGRGHYDCAHDLDSIEFRMQRLFSTASSVIVADVTIESLESLDSHELFPSHIQDISSGSPLILSGRYTGTFPELVKVTGTLADMTNFAVDLKVKREKDIQLSNVLAKRHIDMVTAQAWLLKSEEVEEKVTKMSIQNKVLSEYTCMNMVLVQSDEGKKPPEQFLLKKAYNKLSFQQLEFDMKKLFLGGLSVGFGDSKATAENLAPSIKEAKPPEGLLGKAASTCCGRLADSCCGMCLLQACTLVNDQCTIVCTQLCAALACFELIKCCIELCECDCL from the exons ATGGCTGACTATTTCTCCGGCTCCGTCGAATTCGGACTCAACCTATCGAAGCGAGTTTACTACGGCAGAGGATCGGCTCCACTGTCGGTTCCGTCGATGTCACGGTCGCCGGAGGGATTCCTCCCGACGGCGCCGATGTGCTACGCGGTGATATCCGATCCGGAGAAGGTCGACAATCCGGACATTCGGAGTTACCAGCCCTACGTGCTCGGCGAGTGCGATCCTCCGGCGCTGATACCGCTTGAGCTTCACGGCGTCGCCATGGAAGTGGAGTGCTCCTTGGACACGGCGTTTGTAACGGTCACCGGAAAGTGGCGCGTGCATTGCGTGACCGGAAGTAGTACGTGTGATTGCCAGGTTGCCATACCCATGGGTGAACAG GGTTCACTTCTAGGTCTAGAGGTTGATGGTTCTGGAAGAACTTATCACACTGAACTGATCTCCCTGAAGGATGAAAAGGATAAGGATAAAGTGGCCAAAGCTAAAGATGGATACTTCTTGAAAAGCCATATATACACCGTTAAGATTCCACAG TTGAGGGGAGGCTCCGTGTTCTCAACTAAGATCAGATGGTCccagaaaatattatttcacgATGGCCAGTTATCTCTGTGTGTCCCTTTCAGCTTTCCGTCATACGTCAACCCAGCTGGAAAAAGAATTTCTAAAAAGGAGAAGATATTTTTGAAAGTGAATTCTGGTTTTGCAACGGAAGTGTTATTATGCAAAACCACCAGTCATCCCCTGAAG GAACTACTGCGCCAAGCTGGcaaattaaatttatcatatGAAGCAGAAGTGTCAGCATGGTCAAGTACAGACTTCAATTTCTCGTACTCT TTTTCTTCAAATGACATATTTGGAGCTGTTCTCTTGCAATCTCCATTCCTGCGTGATTTTGACGAAAGAGAGATATTTTGTTTGTATCTTTACGCCGGAAACGGGCAGGGCAGAAAG GTTTTTAAAAAGGATGTGGTGTTTATAGTAGATATAAGCGCAAGCATGAAGGGAACTCCTCTCGATAACACAAAGAATGCCCTACTGTCATCGCTCTCTCAATTAAATGCACAAGATACATTTAACATTATAGCTTTCAATGGAGCGCTCTACTTATTTTCGTCATCAATGGAATCAGCTACAGAGGAAGCAATTTTAAATGCTACGAAGTGGGTTGACACTAATTTTATTGCTAATGGTGACACTAATATCATGCTTCCCATAACACAG GCAATGAAGCTTCTTGAGAAATCAACTGATGCGGTCCCTCTTATTTTTCTCGTTACTGATGGGGCTGTTGAGGATGAGAGAGAGATATGCAATTTTGTCAAAAGCTATGTCTCAAATGGGCAATCAGTTCCAACACCGCGTATATGTACCTTTGGCATAG GTTTATATTGCAATCACTACTTCCTGCAAATGCTAGCACAAATTGGGAGGGGACATTATGATTGTGCTCATGATTTAG ATTCAATTGAATTTAGAATGCAAAGGCTATTCAGTACAGCTTCATCAGTTATAGTTGCTGATGTAACAATCGAAAGTTTAGAAAGTCTCGATTCACATGAG TTATTCCCGTCTCATATACAAGATATATCATCTGGAAGTCCGTTGATCCTATCAGGCAGATACACTGGAACTTTCCCTGAATTAGTTAAAGTCACTGGTACTTTGGCAGATATGACTAACTTCGCAGTAGACCTTAAAGTGAAAAGAGAGAAGGATATACAGCTCAGTAAC GTTCTTGCAAAGAGACATATAGACATGGTCACTGCACAAGCCTGGTTATTGAAAAGTGAAGAGGTGGAGGAGAAG GTTACAAAAATGAGTATTCAAAATAAAGTCCTGTCAGAGTATACCTGCATGAACATGGTTCTCGTACAGAGCGATGAAGGGAAGAAACCACCGGAACAATTTCTGTTAAAAAAG GCATACAACAAACTTAGCTTCCAGCAGTTGGAGTTCGACATGAAGAAGTTATTCCTTGGCGGACTGAGTGTTGGATTTGGTGACTCTAAAGCAACTGCTGAGAATTTGGCACCATCTATAAAGGAAGCAAAACCACCTGAAGGACTACTGGGAAAAGCTGCTTCCACCTGTTGTGGCCGATTGGCTGACAGCTGTTGTGGCATGTGTCTGCTGCAGGCTTGCACTCTTGTGAATGACCAGTGCACCATTGTTTGCACTCAACTTTGTGCAGCCCTGGCCTGTTTTGAGTTAATCAAATGCTGTATTGAGCTCTGCGAGTGTGATTGTTTGTAG
- the LOC137818734 gene encoding protein NEGATIVE GRAVITROPIC RESPONSE OF ROOTS-like, protein MHSNFIHPHNLTITITLNLTLTLTLTLTLSPPTMKFLSWMQNKLGGKQDNRKPNTHTTATYHAKQEPREEFSDWPHGLLAIGTFGNNSEIKENSDDQNAQEDPSSSEEIADFTPEEIGNLQKELTKLLRRKPNVEKEISELPLDRFLNCPSSLEVDRRISNALCSESDDKEEDIEKTLSVIIDKCKDICAHNRKKTIGKKSISFLLKKIFVCRSGFAPTPSLRDTLQESRMEKLLRTMLHKKIYTQNSSRTSLMTKCIEDKKMTRKRSDDESDEKTGDGCKWVKTDSEYIVLEI, encoded by the exons ATGCACTCTAACTTCATTCATCCCCATAACCTTACCATTACCATTACCCTTAACCTTACCCTTACCCTCACCCTTACTCTTACCCTTAGTCCTCCCACAATGAAG TTCCTCAGCTGGATGCAAAATAAACTTGGTGGAAAACAAGACAACAGAAAACCAAACACACACACAACTGCTACAT ATCATGCAAAACAAGAACCTCGAGAGGAATTCAGCGATTGGCCTCATGGTTTACTAGCAATTGGAACATTTGGAAATAACAGTGAAATCAAAGAAAACTCAGATGACCAAAATGCACAAGAGGATCCATCCTCGTCAGAGGAAATAGCAGACTTCACTCCTGAAGAAATTGGGAATCTACAGAAGGAACTAACCAAACTCCTGAGACGAAAACCAAATGTGGAAAAGGAAATTTCTGAGCTTCCTCTGGACAGATTTCTTAACTGCCCTTCAAGCTTGGAGGTTGATAGGAGAATCAGCAATGCCCTATGCAGTGAATCAGATGATAAAGAAGAAGATATTGAGAAGACATTGAGTGTGATAATTGACAAATGCAAAGACATTTGTGCACATAACAGAAAGAAAACAATTGGGAAGAAATCTATTTCTTTCCTTCTGAAGAAGATATTTGTTTGTAGAAGTGGATTTGCTCCAACGCCTAGCCTTAGAGATACCCTTCAAGAGTCAAGAATGGAGAAG CTTTTGAGGACAATGCTTCACAAGAAAATCTACACCCAAAATTCTTCTCGGACATCTTTGATGACAAAGTGCATAGAGGACAAGAAGATGACAAGGAAGAGGAGTGATGATGAATCAGATGAGAAAACTGGTGATGGCTGTAAATGGGTCAAGACTGATTCAGAAT ATATTGTGCTGGAGATATAA